The genome window GAAATAGTACTCTAAATTACTGTTCAGGTTTCAAATTCCCATTCAAGTTAccaatgtttttctcttttatagtGGGGTGAATGTCGTTCCATTCCTAGAGCTGATTGGCTTACCAGACAGCGTAGTAGACATCCTGAAAAATTCCCAGAGTGGAAATGCACTAACTGCATATGCATTGTATAAAGTAAGTATAATTATAGTTTGTAAATAAGCTCTAAGTCTTGCCTGGTGAACTAAACAGGGTTTACTTGTTTACAGCAGAAAGAATTAATTAGCTTTCTTCGATACCTACGTGTACTTAAGCATTCATTTTGTGGTAAAAATAGTCCCATGCAAGTTGATATGTGTCCTGTGTTCCTTCAAGGAGTCTATCTGTATTTCTAAAATAACTTCTTTGCTGCAGAAGTATTGCAGCCTTCTGAGATGACAGTTAAGTTATTCTTCTGTATCCCTGACATAATTAGCAGGGACAAAGAGTTTAAATCTAAACACTTCAATGAATTTCAGATAAAAGGACAGTTATTTTAATCCTAAATGATTTTTTGTCTTCCCCTTAGATGTCCATCACTCTCAAGTATTTTCATTGTCATTTGAATCAATTACTTATATTCAGCTTTGGGTTTCCTTTTATTGCTTTATATGTGCAAAGTCTGTGTTTGGGAAACTTGAAACATGTCAGACCATTCAAAAACAAGGTACAGTATTTGCTGTACGTGCCActcaatttgttttgtttctaaaagtGATGTCCTTCTTGCCTGTTTTCAAAGGGGTTACTTTCCCAAACAAAGTGTGAAAGTACGACTCTTTCCAACTTTTCCTTTGCCTAAAAGAGaccaataaataaatacagttaAATATAAAGATGTTGTTATAGCTGGGAGATCTGGAAGTGTTGGAAGAAACTCGGTGTTCACATGCAGTCTGTTCTGAATTGCATCAAGATGCCGAATACTTGTCTACAAGCTGCACAGGGAGGGTTTGTGTGTTGATGAGTTTATTTAAGGGTGGTCTAATGCCCTTGCTGGCTCTGACAAAATGATACTTTAAGTAAACAGTATGCATTTCTAGGGGATGCGCTGTAAACTGGCTTATTTCCTTATAAATTGAAGATATCTTTAGAATCTGACACTGGTCAAAATAGATTTTCAAcataaaaaaataccttttgctGGAtgttattttcctattttatctATGTGGTGTATTCTTTGGTTTCTTTAAGATTGCAACTCCTGCCAGATACACTGTGACTTTGGGAGGAACATCTGTCACTGTTAAATACCTACGTAAGCACGGCTACATGTCCACACCACCACCAGTAAAGGAATACCTACAAGACAGGATGGAAGAAACAAAGGATAAAATCACAGAGAAGATGGGGGAAACAAAGGATAAAATTACAGAGAAGATGGGGGAAACAAAGGATAAAATCACGGAGAAGATGGGGGAAACAAAGGATAAAATTACAGAGAAGATGGAGGAAACGAAGGATAAAATTACAGGGAAGATACAAGAAACCAAAGAgaaagtttcatttaaaaaaataaaggagtaGGAGAGATGCTTAATTTTTGGATATATCAAACTTAGCACTTTAACCCTTTGTGAGGCAGGATATGCAAAGTGCACTtctgagctttttttcttttttttcttttatattttttaccctttttctGGAGACGACAATTGCTACATGGATTTAAAGGTTAAAGTTCCTTGGGGAAGAGGTTGTGACCTAAAAGTTTCaattttcagaaggaaaagtgaaTCTCAGATTAGAAGTTAGCATGTCCCTTGGTAATAATGTTAAGAATTactcttccctctttttttttttttcccacaccCTCTTCCTCAAAATGAAGACAATTTCTGCCAAGAGCCACTACTCTGTTCTTCTCCCATCATAGTGCACAGCCATGGTTCCACTAGACTGAGTCTTCCATTAAATAAGAATGAAGATTTCTCTGTTGGGAAGAGCAGCATGTTTAGATTTTTAGAGCATGTGGACCCAAGCCTCTTCAATCGTGATCATCTCTCGATTTGGAGCAGACCATTGTCACTGATACTGCACATGAAGGAATTGATGGATGAGCTACTCAGCAGGAATTCATTACAATGGCTTCCTTGGCttcagccaggctgctgtggtttATGGGCTGAGACTATGAATCTTTCTTGAACAGTGCATCTCTTCAGAAATCTCAACTGAAAGCTATAGGAAGATGAGTTAATCACAGTAGCCATACTGTCAAGTATACTTTGTTTCCTGAAGTTGATTTACAGTACAAAGTCATTAAAATCAATAATTGTATATTAAACACTAGGATTTGTTCATTGTGTTAAAGTTTACAAACCTGCTCTGTTtcatttttgaaacaaaaaaaatttgaaagaaaagtttttttgAGAAATTGCTATACTAGGGGCTTTTTAAACACGTGGAAAGTTAGAGTTAAAAGAACCCCAAAGTTCCTCCTCCCTCAGTAAAACAATTTGACTAAAATAGGCATGATGTCTGAGACAGCAATCACAGTCTACCAAACTTTTTCCCCTAGATTAAGTCAAGCAAACACTTATTCATACCTGAAGGCTGAAATGCTGTCTCAGATGTCATAAAGGACTAAAgttgaaaatgtttatttggcTGGGCAGGCAAACTTCTCTCAGTTTTATTCAAATGTAGGCTGAATTGAAGTCTGTTTTTCCTATTTCTACTACAGATCTCACTTTGTAGCAACTCAGCATGTGTAAGTTGTTTAACAAAGGTGCTTTTTTTCAGGGGGATATGGGGAAGCAATAGAGTTGGACCCTGAGCATTGCAATGGATTGGAGTGAAAAAAATATAGCTGATGAAGTATCAGCTGTGCCCCATTGTCCTGTTCTCATTCAAGTCACTGAGGGCTTCTCCATGTTTAAGTGAGTTGAACTTCATTAACTTAATTGTGCAGGATTCATTACATacttctctgcctctgcccacatGTTAAATAGTAACTGCAATCTAATGCCTACCTCACAGGGATGTTGTGAGGAATAATCATTGTATATTCAGTGACCTGAAGATGTAAAGTGCCATGTTTctgataaaattattaaaaaaaatatttctgtgaactCTTACACTGCTACATACTACTGTTAAGGACTAGAGTTAATAGATtctattttgtttctctcttttagTCTGCTTTTCTTACTGTCCCCCTGCACACAGTCTTCTGATGTTGGCATTTCTTCTGATTTCCCACTTTTGGGGGCAGTGTTACCCATGTCCTGCAGGACCCTGCAAGGCCTGAAGTGTGCCCCGGTAACGTTGCATGGTCACTCTCAGTCTGGGGCCACATATGGGACCCTTTCAGTGCAACTTACACACGGCAGGGATTGCACAGGGGCACCTTGGTGTCCTGGGATGAGTTTTTAGCCCTGAGGCGTGGTAGAACTTGTTCATTACAGCACCTCTTCTTGCCCTTCCCCTTGCCCAGCCGGCCTGTGACCACTCCAGTGTTTATTGATCCATCTCTACTCGTGCCAAGTACAAAAGCTGCTTGACTTGGAGTTGACTGTCCTGTGTGATCATTTCTGCGGCTGCAGGAACAGCTCGCAGGGACTCTTGCCAAGTGCCTCCTCTGTGTAGGTGGTTAATTTTGCAGCATGGAGAAGCTTGAGTTTCTGGGACAACCACTTCCTCCACCCAGCATGTCAATTGACAAAGCACAGAGTTACATGGATCCATTTATACAAAGCCAGAGGAGAAATCTTCAAGACTTTGGAAGTCTGACCTGGAGAGCTTTTGTGACAATTAGTCACATGCTTGATGGTCTTGTCTCAAATTGGCCTTCTATGGAACCTCTGCCTTGTTAGTGCAGAGAGCACCTGGGGAGTTTCCTGGGCCGCCCAGGGAATGAATGTAAGGCCACTTGGTGCCCAGCAGGTACCTAGCCATGCTGCAGTTTTAACTAGGCTGAAGTTGACTTCTGTCCTGTATCTCACTTACAAATTATTGCCATGATACTAAGGTGCAGTTCTTGTTAGTGACAGTCGGCCTTAGCGTGAGTCTGCATGGCTGGCAGCCAGGGGCCACTACCCTTTGAAGAGGCAGTGTGCCTGCACTCTGctggcaggctggggcaggcaaggggcacctggggacagcgtCTCCTTCTGATGCCCAGGCCAGCACAGTTGGCACACTCATGGTGGCAACTTAAGGTGGAACAGCATCAGTGAGtgccttcagcagcagagaaggacAGGGGGAGCAGGTGCCATGGCCTGAGAAAGCAGTTtgggcacagcaccaagagGCCCTGAGGCAGCCCACAAGTGACCCAAGCAAGGGAGTGCCCAGTGAGTGCCAGGAGTCCTTGGTGAGGTGAAAAGCCCAGAGAGaagcccagcagcaccttctATTGCCCATAGGACCATTCAGTCAGTGCTACCAGGGCTTGTGTCTTTACCTCTCGCTGTTCAGCATCCTCGTGGGTAAGGGCTGTCCCTTCAGGCTCTTGAGGGTGGGTGGGGGGTGTGGGTCCCTCCACCTCTGCAAAGCTTCAGAAATCTGGTGAAACTAAGACTGAGACATCCATCACTATCTACAGCAGGGAAATGGCTGTTTTGGCCACCTCTCCCACTGCTGTCTGCTCCCTGCCTCATGTGTAACTCCACTGCACAGCATCACCAAGGGGCTGGACCTGAAACTGGGACAGTGCTCAACTGTAAGCCTGAGCAGGCTGGGCCTGCAACTGGGCATCCCAAGATGAGTCCAGAGTACATGCTGTGATCAAAGCAGGGAATCTGTGCCAAAACTGGGGCCCCGGGATGGAACTGGAGTAGATGTTAAGGTCCAAGCAGGGGGCAGATCTGAAATCACAATTCAAGATGTGACTGGAGCTGAAGCTGCAAACcagtgcagagccagagccaacATCACAACTCCCTGCTTGGCTCAGGCCTTAGTTGCTGCTCAAGATAGGGAAGAGACAAAATCAAAGCCCAAGCACTGTCCAGAGCCAAAATTGCAGCTAAAGGTGGGCCCAGAGTCAAGATAACATCCCTACTGGGACTGGAACAGTATCAGGACAGAACAGCAATCACCACCtgaggcagtgccagagccaaAAAGTTCAACCCAAGATGGGCTGAACCAAAGCCATGGCCAGAGGTAGGGGCCAGAGCCTCACTGCTGCCAGACTGCTGTGGTACTCACTGTCTGAGCATGGACCAAAGCCAAATTTGAGTTGGAGGCAAGTAGTGGTCCAAGACAGGGCAGGAACTGAAGATGATGAAGTTTTAGCtctcatatttttcagattctgtactgcattagtatataactctgaacttcatataaagtgttagcaagttctcttcacagctgaaacaaaacaatccttttccagcctgtgaACCAAGGTCaccaggctcttgtactgcccaaggtgtaacctttgaaggccttttttaataaatacctactttatttcTCTTACTCTGTCTAGCTTCTGTTCTAGGTAACCTCTCCAGGCATCCAAGTCACAGCCAAATATTGGGCCAGAGCTGAAATCATGCCCAGAAATGCCACTGAGATGAAGCCACAGACCAAGATGGGGCTACAGCCACAACCTGCTATCCAGCCCTAGCCACAGTCACAGACCAAACAGGTACTGAAGATGAAGTAGCAACCTGGTATTAGGCCAGACCTGTCTCAGAGGCCCAAGATGTGTCTGGAACTGAAATCATGGCCTAAAATTGCAATGGAGCTAGAGTCACATCTAGAGATGGGGCCAGAGCTCAAGCCATGGCCCAAGATTTCCCCTAGATGCAGAGTAACAGCCCAAGATATGACAAGGAACAAATTAGCAACCCAAATAGGGGCCAGAGCCACAGACATGCTCTGAGATTCAGCAAGAGCCAAAGATGCAGCAAAAATGGCACCACCACTGATGTTACAGCTCAGATGAGGTTGGAGCTAAAATCACAGTCTGATATAGGGCTGGAGCCAAACTTAAGCCTTGAAATCAGGCCAGAGCCAAAGTCACGGTTCAATATGGGACTGGAGCAGAAGCCATTATcctcactggggctggagcaggggccAGAGCTGAAGCTCTGATCCAAAAACTGAGCCAAACTCATGGCCTCACAGTGGATATGGCTTGAAAATAGCCACCAGTCATTGAACAGGGAACAGGGCTGAAATCACTGCCCAAGAAGCAAAAGTTGCAGCCTGAAATGAGCTAAAGCAGAAGTCATGAACCAAGCAGGGACCAAAGGCAAAGTTGCAACTGAGTATCAAAGCAGAGACAAAGATGTGGATGGCCATGTGGCCAGAGTCTAGGCCACAGCTTGACACAGGAGTGAAGCTGAAGTAGCAGCCCAAATAAGAGCTGTAATAGCCTCCCAACTGTGGCCAGAGCCAAAGCTGTCATCTACCATCAAGCAGTTGGCAGAGCATCTGGCCAATATCAGTCCAGAGGTTAAGTCACAGCTCAATACCAATCCAGAACCACAACTGCAATCAGAGCCAAAGCAGGAGCCCAAGGTGGAACTTAAGCCAAAGTTGCAGATGAAGATGTTTCTGGAGACAAAGTCACAAGCCAAGACGGGCCAGACCCAAAGTCATCGCCCAAACAGTGGCCAAGTCACAGCAACCTCATCAGGAGGGGTCAGACCCAAAGCAGTCACCTGAACAATGGCCAGAGCCAAAGTTACGGCCAAAGATGGGGCTGACACAAAAATCTCAACCCAGTGTtgagccagagctgcagtggcagcCTGAGGTAGCCAGAGCTCAAACCGCTGCCATAGATGGGAGCAGATAAAGTCTCACTCCAGTATCTCTACAAAGCTGAGGTTAACAGCCCAAGCAGGCACCAGTCACAGCCCAAGCAGGGACCAGAGCCAAAGTTGCTGCCCCGTGTCAGGCCAGACCCAAAGTCACAAACTgagaagggcagagcagagtcAAAGACcaagcaggggcagagcagatgTGGGAacctgagctggagctggattCAGAGCCCTGTATCAGGCTGGGGACAAGCTTGTGAGCCAAGATGGGACCAGAATCAAAGCTGTGGCTCCGGATGGGTCCTGGAGCTGTGACCATTGCCAAAGACGGGGCTGGAGACACAGTAGAGGCCCAAGGTGGCTTCTGATCTCTACTCACAGCCTGAACAGAGGTCAgacctgcagccacagcctgatGGGACCAGAGCCAaaatcacagcccagccaggggcCAGAGCTGAAGCCTGATACCAAGTCGGAGATGAAGATACAGGACcaaggagcagaggatggagccCAGCTCAAATAGTGATAGACAGCCAGAGCCAAACCTATGACCAATGCAGGGCTGGCACTCAAGTACTGGCCTGAaacaggcaggagaaaaagcTGCAGACCAAGATGGAGCTGAGTGGAAATGGCAGCTCAATATAGGGCCAAAGCTGAATTCACATCCTAAGCAGGACCCAGAGTCAAAATCATGGGCCCAGAACCAAAGTCAGAGCCTGACAGGAGAACAGCTGAAGTCTCAGCCCAAGAGGAGCTCAAATATTGGCCTAAACAATGGCTGGAGCTGAAGCAATAGTGAAAATGGGGCCAGTCAAAATAATGACCTGAACAAAGACCAGAGCCAGTCACAGTTGAAATTAGTGCCCAAGCTGAAGGTGCAGCTGAGCCTTTTGAGCAGGGTTGGAGCCAAAGCTGTGACCCAGTAACAGGCCAGAGCAAAAGTAGTGACTCAagatgctgctggagccaaagttgaaaaaaattcctctgatTGTGTCCCCTTCAGGGTGTCAGCTTAGGGCACTGCATCTCATTCATCCTTGTTCATCACTTACCATCAGCAACAATAATAATTAGAGAATTGTAATTATCCCCTGGCAATTAGCTGCCTATTTTTATGATCTTCTTAAGTAGAAAGAATATATCTTGATTTCAAAAGCCCGCAGGGTAACATGTAGTGTTAAGTTTGGGCTTGAGTTTGATGAATTGATTGGACAATCAGAGAGGAGGGAACACGGGGGAGGATATTCAGGCTTGTTTAGGAATAATGCCCAAACATGCTACAGTTCTCAAGTCAGCTCCATTGCCAGTCAAGTATTGAATAGTCTGTGTCCTCCTCTCAAACTCATGCTGAATCAAAAATCTTATGTACTCTTGCAATCAGACTAAAGTCATAAAACTGATGTAATTTCCACCTGAAATGCTATGCTGAATCCATCAGAACTGCAGTTGGGATCCTATATTTAATATGAATCAGAACTGTACTGCTGGGAGGCTGGTAGTGGAACAGATCCAGCACCAGTAATTTCAATGGGCTGCCTTGGTGACCTAAAGCAGGCATGCAGAGACAGCACAGGCTCCTTGTGAACATTGCCTTGACCTGGCCCTTGTGCTTGCTGATGACCTTCCATCTGGAATCACAAGGCAGGTGGAGACAAAATCCAACTCCACCATGAGGTTCTAAATACACAAACTGCAAGTTTGCCTCACATCCTTTTGTTGTTATCATTTCACATGGATTTGTTCATAGGCACAAAAAGAGTTGCCAGAGCTCGTAAGGATGTGGATATGAGAGAACATGAGAGATCTCATGAGCAGTGATGCTGTACTTGCCCTTCAGCTGAACAGACTCTGCAGTAAGTGGTGCAGAGTCCCCTCAGCTGGCACTGTCAAGCACTTCCACCAGCACATTTACACCAGCTCTTTGTCCAGCCACTGCCTGAGAGCCACCTTGGAGCACCTTTCCCCCAAAAACAGGTGCCTGCACACAGCCGTGGCCTCCAGCTACCTGCCAGATGTGGCAGCTGTGTTTCAATGCAGAAGGAGACCTTTGGATGAATTGTAGTGGAGAAAGGGAAGTTTCTCAGCCTTGGCTAACTGATGACTAATGATATGGTTAGCTAAATACCTGAAAAAAGTTTTTATCCTGGATTAGATTAGAAAAGCCATGAAAATAAAGAGAACACAGTGTCATTTTATAGAAGTAACCTCAAAGTTCTGCCTAATGTACTAACAGTGTATTTTCTATTGCTGGATTGCTGTGCACTAGCCCTCACACCTCTGCACAGCATGGGCCCACACACAGACAATCTTCTTCAAAAAAAGAAGTGCCAGTGCACAAGCAGCACTCAAGCTACAGCTGCAGTTTACTCTTGAGCACAGTTTCACTGCAGACAGGCACTTCACTTCTGTGCCCTGACAGGTGGGGATTTTAATGCACCTGATGCCATTTCCCTGACAGAGCACCATTTTACAGTACAGTGCCTGATTGCCCTGGCATATGGCTGGAGATAGCATGCATATTATCTATAGGTATAAGATACAGCATGACTGTAGAAGGTGAGAGGGCCTGCATGCTGAGTACTTAATGCAGTTATCACTCAGCCACAGGGCTTTTCATGTTTGCCAATGCACCTCTTGCTGAAAGCTGTGACACCCAGTTGTGCACCTGTAACTTCCCAAAACAAACAGTCAGTCACTATCAGCACCTTTGATCTGCAGAAGGAGGGGGGGGGTTAAAGAAACCAGACTGACTCTGCAGTCCCTCAGTCAAGCATTACCTGTTAGGCTTTTCCTGACAGTACATTAGTTGAAGTTACCAGCTCATCAACTCTTCCCCCAAGAGATATAAAGTTTGCAGCATAAGCAAATTTTATAGCACTTACAATCCTAACCTCATTGTCAGGAAAGAATTAGCTCCTATCC of Molothrus ater isolate BHLD 08-10-18 breed brown headed cowbird chromosome 1, BPBGC_Mater_1.1, whole genome shotgun sequence contains these proteins:
- the FAM210A gene encoding protein FAM210A isoform X2; protein product: MQRSLFHSASQLAHGTCWFFPRTGAAHFASKKTAFSSQPANTSHKVPEERNPLPSATDAPKQSPAESDTSEPDPLQDKSISLVQRFKKTFKQYGKVMVPVHLVTSSVWFGSFYYAAMNGVNVVPFLELIGLPDSVVDILKNSQSGNALTAYALYKIATPARYTVTLGGTSVTVKYLRKHGYMSTPPPVKEYLQDRMEETKDKITEKMGETKDKITEKMGETKDKITEKMGETKDKITEKMEETKDKITGKIQETKEKVSFKKIKE